GTGCGCGCTAAAATGCACATGCCGAATCACCATCCGGTGAAAGAAGGCAAAATGAGCTGCAGCGACTGTCATAACCCGCACGGCAGCCAAACCCGTCCGATGCTGCGTACTGACGAACGTAAAAACGAGCTCTGTCTGACCTGTCACATGGATCAGTCCGGTCCTTTTGCTTTCGAACATGCACCAGTCATGGAAGACTGCACCATCTGCCACAATCCCCACGGCACGGTTGCTGACAACCTGATTAAACAAAACGAGCCTTTCCTGTGTCTGCAATGCCATGAACTGCACTTCCATACAAACTTCCGTCCTAACACGGATGCGTTGGCCGAATATGCCCAGCTGGCTTCATCTTCTGATGCCTCCCTGGCAGCCATCGGCACCAGTGCGCAGAAAATTCTCAACACCATTGTCAATTCAGGCATCGACGACAAACATGCCATGCAAATGGCGATGATGACACGGTGCAGTCAGTGTCACCCCAGCGTCCACGGTTCTGACCTGCCCTCACTGTATACCCCGGGCGGCGGCAGCCGTTTGACTCGATAGCCGACAAGGAGGCCTGTGAATTATGAAACAGTTACGTACCTATGTTTTGTTGGCATCCCTCTCGGTCCTGATGATGGCAACCAGCGGCATTGCCGCTGACTGGTCTGAAGCATCCATCAACCTGGGCTATACCGGTGTCAGCAGTGATGACAGTCTGAACAAAACCGCCGAATATGAATCCATGGATTCGTCCATTGGCGGAGGCGTTGAACTCGATGTCCGCAAAAATGGCGTCGGCATTGAACTGGAAGGTCAATATTCCGACGAAGAAGAAAGTGAAGCATCCGCAAAATTCGATATCAAACGGATCCTTCGCGCAAAATACAACTATCAAAAATTTATCCACCGCCTGCGTCATGATCTGTTGTTTGAAGATAAAACTCACTTGTCAGCAACAGGTGGCCCGGGTTACACCAGTTTCGAACCGAGTATCAACATCGGTGGCGAGCACGACATCTATGACGGCATCATTGCTGCCAATGCGGTCCCCCTGCTCACCGAAGCCGGAACTGTCGGCCTGGAAGGTCTGCAGACTGCAACCTTTAATGATCTGGACCAAGGCCGTGACTACATGATCGAACGGCGTAAACATGAAGCCAGCGCCAAACTGCAACTGCCGGCTTTCCCCTATCTGGTTCCGGAAGTAAAATTCAGCCATGAAGAAAAACACGGCTGGCAGCAAACCACGTTGATGACCGGTCAATGCACACCGTGCCATACGGTGGCCGTTGGTCAAGAGATTGATCAGACCACGGAAGAAGTCAGCATTGGTGCAACATTTAAAATGGCCGGCCTTACCGCCAGCTACTTCCACACCGAGCGGGAATTTGACAACCAGAGCGACGATTATGCTCACGAAGGTCAAGTCGATAATGAATACTATTACGACACCATCGTTAAGCCCTATTTCGATCGTTTGCTGTTTGAAAACGACACTCAGGAAATCGGCATCACCGCTGACATTGAAA
This is a stretch of genomic DNA from uncultured Desulfuromonas sp.. It encodes these proteins:
- a CDS encoding GSU2203 family decaheme c-type cytochrome, coding for MKKHRNNHVVAGGISALLLAMLCACSQPGTQLDATIPQIADAQAVGSSACLDCHEELGQAFEHNIHNLLADFEYLANGMDNQGCESCHGPASQHIDEGDTEKILSFSSLNAAQASAICQNCHTEGETMEWNHSTHAAYGIGCIDCHVVHEDGGNKAMLSKPEDELCYSCHQDVRAKMHMPNHHPVKEGKMSCSDCHNPHGSQTRPMLRTDERKNELCLTCHMDQSGPFAFEHAPVMEDCTICHNPHGTVADNLIKQNEPFLCLQCHELHFHTNFRPNTDALAEYAQLASSSDASLAAIGTSAQKILNTIVNSGIDDKHAMQMAMMTRCSQCHPSVHGSDLPSLYTPGGGSRLTR